The Pseudophaeobacter arcticus DSM 23566 genome includes a region encoding these proteins:
- a CDS encoding GSCFA domain-containing protein, with translation MSEQSPNPYVGLPETAFWKRAVAARNPLEISQLWRPKFPVARKHKVITAGSCFAQHFSRALVARGYGWQDAEPAPNLLSEDQARAYNYGIFSFRTGNIYTARMLRQWLGYAFEGEEPPVECWQTEGRFYDPLRPGIEPDGFVDMAELQASRSATLAAIRTAVTEADVFVFTMGLTECWRDRESGLEYAMCPGTLAGRFDPDQHEFVNQSFIGIRRDMRAALKILRQANPKLKVLLTVSPVPLTATASGEHVLTATSHSKSVLRAVAGELAAEFSHVDYFPSYEIIAHPAYRGMFYAPNQRSVVAQGVNHVMESFFACQSEAFPWLARKSKRGGQQPGDSKTAAANARAVKCDEEFLDAFG, from the coding sequence ATGAGCGAGCAATCTCCAAACCCCTATGTGGGCTTGCCGGAAACGGCCTTCTGGAAGCGGGCGGTGGCGGCGCGAAATCCGCTTGAGATTTCGCAGCTGTGGCGTCCCAAATTCCCGGTGGCGCGCAAGCATAAGGTGATCACGGCGGGATCCTGTTTTGCGCAGCACTTCAGTCGTGCGCTGGTTGCGCGCGGCTATGGCTGGCAGGATGCAGAACCGGCGCCAAACCTGCTGAGCGAAGATCAGGCCCGTGCCTATAACTACGGGATCTTTTCGTTTCGCACCGGCAATATCTACACCGCGCGCATGTTGCGGCAATGGCTGGGCTATGCCTTTGAAGGCGAAGAGCCCCCGGTGGAGTGCTGGCAGACGGAAGGGCGGTTTTATGATCCGCTGCGCCCGGGGATTGAGCCAGATGGCTTTGTTGATATGGCCGAGCTGCAGGCCTCCCGCAGTGCAACGCTGGCAGCGATTCGCACGGCGGTCACCGAGGCGGATGTTTTTGTCTTTACCATGGGGCTGACGGAATGCTGGCGCGACCGGGAAAGCGGTCTGGAATATGCCATGTGTCCCGGCACCCTGGCCGGCCGCTTTGATCCTGACCAGCATGAATTTGTGAACCAGAGCTTCATCGGTATTCGGCGCGATATGCGGGCGGCTTTGAAAATCCTGCGCCAGGCCAATCCCAAACTGAAGGTGCTGCTGACCGTCTCGCCGGTGCCGCTGACCGCAACCGCCTCGGGGGAGCATGTGCTGACGGCGACATCACATTCCAAATCGGTTCTGCGGGCCGTAGCGGGTGAGCTGGCGGCAGAGTTCAGCCATGTCGATTATTTCCCGTCCTATGAGATCATAGCCCACCCTGCCTATCGGGGCATGTTTTACGCGCCCAATCAGCGCAGCGTGGTGGCGCAGGGGGTCAACCATGTGATGGAGAGCTTCTTTGCCTGCCAGAGTGAGGCCTTCCCCTGGCTGGCGCGCAAATCCAAACGTGGCGGGCAGCAGCCGGGCGACAGCAAGACCGCAGCTGCCAATGCCCGGGCGGTCAAATGTGACGAGGAGTTCCTGGATGCCTTTGGATAA
- a CDS encoding EF-hand domain-containing protein, whose protein sequence is MTKISLTAVAFAALIAAPLAAQVAVDADGNGSFSLEELQAAFPDLSAEAFAQIDTNEDGSADLVEVQAAKEAGILPAAG, encoded by the coding sequence ATGACTAAGATTTCCCTGACAGCCGTTGCTTTCGCAGCTCTGATCGCAGCACCACTTGCAGCCCAGGTCGCTGTGGATGCTGACGGAAATGGCAGCTTCTCCCTTGAAGAACTTCAGGCCGCCTTTCCTGATCTTTCCGCCGAAGCCTTTGCGCAGATCGACACCAATGAAGATGGCTCCGCTGATCTCGTAGAGGTGCAGGCGGCCAAGGAAGCAGGTATTCTGCCGGCCGCAGGTTAA
- a CDS encoding tetratricopeptide repeat protein, which yields MQDLNPPLEQQQQLATAFDRGDYAKVASACAALLSSHKRSGFLWSTLGKCHLKAKNLDEAATCLNKACELNPKDPSVFSSLGDVHRAQGQTDNALALYRKALSLDDNDLSALNNMANTLTDLGRLTEAEPLLEKAAKLAPQSPVILFNYSTVLLRDGRMEQAKALLEQATELAPELSSAQYNLAQLQSLDGNKQAAIKRFEKILEASPGDDRVRADKLHVQAHLNDWTWVEEYQQVRRQLGLTSKACSAFACLTFEDNPDLLRLRTQAYANTLLPKVTPAKPLPDDLLGTDRPDRLRIGYFSSDYHDHATMHLMAGLFEAHDQNRFNIIAYSYDPAPEDAMRRRVSQAVTSFKDISQLSDAEATKQVVADGLHIAIDLKGFTGNNRTTLFANRLAPLHMSYLGFPGTLGSTAIDYFIGDHVTCPAGSERYFEEHLMRLPHSYQVNDDKRPLSGQQYTRKDCGLPSTGFVFCSFNSSYKITPTEFDIWMRLLDQVEGSVLWLLECSDSSKENLRREAAERGQDPDRLIFAPRVSQEKHLARHRAADLFLDTFVVNAHTTASDALWAGLPVLTLPGRQFASRVGASLVSAVGLPEMIAKSAAEYEARALELANDPDALAALRSKLQRNRRSAPLFDTRGFTRRLEQGFDMAYGRYLQGLPPTHLEVAAHPVTGPKMPHTALVTPSVEPTVLAP from the coding sequence ATGCAAGATCTCAACCCTCCTCTGGAACAGCAACAACAGCTGGCTACTGCTTTTGACCGCGGCGATTACGCCAAGGTGGCAAGCGCCTGCGCTGCTCTTCTCAGCAGCCACAAGAGATCCGGTTTTCTTTGGAGCACCCTTGGCAAATGTCATCTCAAGGCAAAAAATCTGGATGAAGCGGCAACCTGTCTGAACAAGGCCTGCGAGCTGAACCCGAAGGATCCGTCTGTCTTTTCCTCGCTGGGGGATGTTCACCGCGCACAGGGGCAAACAGACAATGCCCTGGCGCTCTACCGCAAGGCCCTTTCGCTGGATGACAATGATCTGAGCGCCCTGAACAATATGGCAAACACGCTGACGGATCTGGGCCGTCTGACCGAGGCCGAGCCGCTGTTGGAAAAAGCCGCCAAACTGGCGCCCCAAAGCCCGGTAATTCTGTTCAACTACAGCACAGTATTGCTAAGGGATGGCCGCATGGAGCAGGCAAAGGCCCTGCTGGAGCAGGCCACCGAACTTGCCCCAGAGCTGAGCAGCGCCCAATATAACCTGGCGCAGCTGCAATCTCTGGATGGGAACAAACAGGCGGCGATCAAGCGATTCGAGAAAATACTTGAAGCCAGCCCTGGCGACGATCGGGTCCGTGCCGATAAATTGCACGTCCAGGCACATCTGAATGACTGGACTTGGGTGGAGGAATACCAACAGGTTCGCCGGCAGCTTGGGCTGACAAGCAAGGCCTGCTCCGCCTTTGCCTGTCTCACGTTTGAGGACAACCCAGACCTTTTGCGTTTGCGGACCCAGGCCTATGCAAACACGCTTCTTCCCAAGGTAACGCCTGCAAAGCCTTTGCCTGATGACCTGTTGGGAACAGACCGCCCGGACCGGCTGCGCATCGGCTATTTCTCGTCCGATTATCATGATCACGCCACCATGCATCTGATGGCCGGACTGTTTGAAGCCCATGATCAAAATCGTTTTAACATCATAGCCTATTCCTACGATCCGGCGCCCGAGGATGCCATGCGCCGCCGCGTCAGCCAGGCCGTCACCAGCTTTAAGGACATCAGCCAGCTTTCTGATGCCGAAGCCACAAAGCAGGTGGTCGCAGATGGGCTGCACATCGCCATCGACCTGAAGGGCTTTACCGGAAACAACCGGACAACCCTGTTTGCCAATCGCCTGGCCCCACTGCACATGTCCTACCTTGGCTTTCCAGGAACCCTGGGCAGTACCGCCATAGATTACTTTATTGGGGATCACGTCACCTGCCCTGCCGGCAGCGAGCGCTATTTCGAAGAACATCTCATGCGCCTGCCGCACAGCTATCAGGTCAATGACGACAAACGCCCGCTGTCAGGCCAGCAGTACACCCGCAAGGACTGTGGCTTGCCAAGCACCGGGTTTGTTTTTTGCTCCTTCAACAGCAGCTACAAGATCACGCCGACGGAATTTGACATCTGGATGCGTCTGCTTGACCAGGTTGAGGGCAGTGTTCTTTGGCTGCTGGAGTGCAGCGACAGCTCCAAGGAGAATTTGCGCCGGGAAGCCGCAGAGCGCGGCCAGGATCCTGACCGTCTGATCTTTGCCCCCCGCGTCAGCCAGGAAAAGCATCTGGCCCGGCACCGGGCTGCGGATCTGTTTCTCGACACTTTTGTGGTCAACGCACATACAACAGCCAGCGATGCACTCTGGGCCGGGCTGCCGGTCCTGACGCTGCCGGGGCGTCAGTTTGCCTCGCGGGTTGGCGCCAGCCTGGTCAGCGCCGTGGGGCTGCCGGAAATGATCGCCAAATCCGCCGCCGAATACGAAGCCCGCGCTCTGGAGCTGGCCAATGACCCGGACGCGCTTGCCGCTCTGCGCAGCAAACTGCAGCGCAATCGTCGCTCTGCGCCCCTGTTTGACACCAGGGGCTTCACGCGGAGGCTGGAGCAGGGTTTTGACATGGCTTACGGGCGCTATCTGCAAGGGTTGCCGCCTACCCATCTCGAGGTCGCAGCCCACCCTGTCACAGGTCCCAAAATGCCTCACACCGCCCTTGTGACACCATCCGTCGAGCCGACGGTTTTGGCTCCCTGA